The Cucumis melo cultivar AY chromosome 6, USDA_Cmelo_AY_1.0, whole genome shotgun sequence genome includes a region encoding these proteins:
- the LOC103484162 gene encoding uncharacterized protein LOC103484162: MTLFSTPPISIIFLFLLLIFVFPVRSEDVSSAIRLPSEATNNDGDVDLCPVSVPSSCPVKCFRTDPVCGVDGVTYWCGCADALCSGVKVAKMGFCEVGNGGSASIPGQALLLVHILWLIILGVSVLFGLF, from the coding sequence ATGACCCTCTTCTCTACACCCCcaatttccatcatttttttatttttactccTCATCTTCGTCTTTCCAGTCCGATCTGAGGATGTTTCCTCCGCCATCCGCTTGCCTTCTGAAGCTACCAATAACGACGGCGATGTAGATCTCTGTCCTGTATCGGTGCCCTCTTCTTGCCCCGTGAAATGCTTTAGGACGGACCCGGTCTGCGGGGTTGATGGCGTTACCTACTGGTGTGGTTGTGCCGATGCTTTGTGTTCAGGTGTCAAGGTCGCCAAGATGGGCTTTTGTGAGGTCGGCAACGGTGGTTCTGCGTCTATTCCTGGCCAGGCTCTCCTCTTGGTGCATATCTTGTGGTTGATCATACTTGGAGTTTCCGTCTTGTTTGGACTCTTCTAA